One stretch of Variovorax sp. TBS-050B DNA includes these proteins:
- a CDS encoding hotdog domain-containing protein has protein sequence MQDTRGTVRLIEVVFPEHTNHYGTLFGGQALQLLSKAAFLGGRDFVRGDVVMARCGEVLFHAPVRLGSTLVLDTQVSRIGRSSLTVRVAGSVQDVATHTLARVLDAEFEMVAVDAAGRPVRLDGVPRHGNATTEETA, from the coding sequence ATGCAAGACACGCGCGGCACGGTCCGCCTGATCGAGGTGGTGTTCCCGGAACACACCAACCACTACGGCACGCTGTTCGGCGGCCAGGCGCTGCAGCTGCTGTCGAAGGCGGCCTTCCTCGGCGGGCGCGATTTCGTGCGCGGCGACGTGGTGATGGCGCGCTGCGGCGAAGTGCTGTTCCATGCGCCGGTGCGGCTCGGCAGCACGCTGGTGCTCGACACGCAGGTCTCGCGCATCGGCCGCAGCTCGCTCACGGTGCGCGTGGCCGGCAGCGTGCAGGACGTCGCCACGCACACGCTCGCGCGCGTGCTCGACGCCGAATTCGAGATGGTGGCGGTGGACGCCGCCGGACGGCCGGTGCGCCTCGACGGCGTGCCGCGCCATGGCAACGCAACAACCGAGGAGACCGCATGA